A genomic region of Leptolyngbya sp. FACHB-261 contains the following coding sequences:
- a CDS encoding GDSL-type esterase/lipase family protein has product MAATPLPNCQPGEGIDTVRSTASSSLGANLENLILIGLGNLNGSGNNLNNTLVGTSSNNLLLGGAGDDFLNGKGGRDSFDGGAGNDTVTYAEATSGVIANLETGITRQRLQNSPSNPLKIMPLGDSNTRGKDADIAGYRDDLWNLLLGDGFSLDFVGSQSRGPVNTDPDHEGHGGWTIGEITGSVNGWLNTYQPNVALLMIGTNDVLQDLNLGNAPNRLSNLIDQITNRLPGVQLLVSSIPPIARSAQDQQQVQAFNATIPGIVQTKVDQNKKVTFVDIFPSLSSSDFLEDAIHFNENGYNKIANTWHNVILNLGEDQNTLTSIENVVGSAFNDILVGNTGANVLEGGQGHDILTGSGGADSYVLRGPNSGIDTITDFSASDQLRISASGFGGGLVAGIALSTSASATGVFVSGPSLNPLGTSANFLYNTSTGTLSFDRDGVGSESALVLALLSGSPALSASSFSIIA; this is encoded by the coding sequence ATGGCAGCGACACCGTTACCGAATTGCCAGCCAGGCGAGGGGATTGATACGGTTCGCTCGACTGCTAGCTCTAGCCTGGGAGCCAATCTAGAAAATTTGATCCTGATTGGCCTTGGCAACCTCAATGGCAGCGGCAACAATCTGAATAATACGCTGGTGGGTACCTCTAGTAACAACCTGCTATTGGGGGGCGCTGGCGATGACTTCTTAAATGGTAAAGGTGGTAGGGATAGCTTTGATGGTGGGGCAGGCAATGACACTGTTACTTATGCAGAAGCAACCAGTGGCGTCATTGCCAATTTAGAGACAGGTATTACTCGTCAAAGGCTGCAAAACTCGCCTAGCAACCCGCTCAAAATTATGCCTTTGGGCGATTCCAACACCCGTGGCAAAGATGCCGATATTGCTGGCTATCGGGATGATTTATGGAACCTGCTCTTGGGCGATGGCTTCAGCCTTGATTTTGTCGGCTCCCAGTCCCGAGGTCCCGTTAACACTGACCCAGACCATGAGGGCCACGGGGGTTGGACGATTGGGGAAATTACAGGCTCTGTCAACGGTTGGTTGAATACCTATCAACCCAATGTTGCCCTGTTAATGATCGGCACCAATGACGTTTTGCAGGACCTCAATTTAGGTAATGCACCCAATCGTCTGAGCAATCTGATTGACCAAATTACCAACAGATTGCCAGGTGTTCAGCTCCTAGTCAGCTCGATTCCACCGATTGCACGCTCAGCCCAAGATCAACAACAGGTACAGGCTTTCAATGCCACAATTCCTGGCATTGTGCAGACCAAAGTTGACCAAAACAAAAAGGTAACTTTCGTTGACATCTTCCCATCGCTGAGTTCCAGTGATTTCTTGGAGGACGCAATTCACTTTAATGAAAATGGCTACAACAAGATCGCCAATACCTGGCACAATGTCATTCTCAATCTCGGTGAAGATCAAAATACGTTAACCAGCATTGAAAACGTGGTGGGCTCAGCCTTCAACGATATTCTGGTTGGCAATACAGGCGCGAATGTTCTAGAAGGGGGGCAAGGCCATGACATTCTCACAGGGAGCGGTGGCGCAGATAGCTACGTTCTTCGCGGACCCAATAGCGGCATTGACACAATCACAGACTTTAGTGCTAGTGACCAGTTGCGCATTTCTGCCTCTGGCTTTGGGGGCGGTCTGGTAGCAGGCATAGCGCTCAGTACCAGTGCCTCGGCAACCGGCGTCTTCGTCAGTGGCCCTTCTTTAAATCCCTTGGGGACTAGCGCCAATTTTCTGTACAACACCAGCACTGGCACCCTGAGCTTCGACCGTGATGGAGTTGGCTCGGAATCAGCCCTGGTGCTGGCCCTACTGAGTGGATCGCCTGCTCTGAGTGCTAGCTCGTTCTCGATCATCGCTTGA
- a CDS encoding M3 family oligoendopeptidase yields MVQSPSAPILENLNPEWDLSNLYRDLEDPKLNSDLEQLKAEALAFREQFRGKVTNLDAAQVATCLAQLEDLSTRSGLLYAFPSLIFAADTRNTLAKQVQDRVLEALTEVENQLLFFELELQDLPEAQFARLQADPSLKNYQHYLNRSAVFRPHKLSEEVEQSRNQANLTGRQAFIKLREVHLGQQEYEPVETPEGKCSTEAELGALSFQPNRELRYQAYQSIRKVIKTHNPLYGYILNTVSQDHRIESQQRAYPSTLHKQLLADEAPEAVFRAVMEGTHARQDLFRRYYQLKGKTLGQPIRTCDLYAPWATESVKPIEYDSGVNTLLAALTQFSPDYARRAEEFFIQNWVDAKVRPGKRGGAFCWPVYGKNSFLLLSYTSDYNSLFTLAHEMGHGLHFTEIGQQQSYFNSNPPMVLAEIASTFNELLLLDYLLKKAEAEGDTALTRTLLTRQLEDQLNLLFRQSTISRLELAVHEQAQQGSFDHSFVNEQWQSLYTELCGEAVEVLPEHQYDWARIGHIYFKPFYCWQYTASNIVSLACYQQYLRTGQDFISGYLGLLGAGSAMDQVEALKHYVDVDITDAATVTDAIGYVEGLINKLETAFNI; encoded by the coding sequence ATGGTTCAGTCTCCCAGTGCCCCCATCCTCGAGAACCTCAACCCAGAATGGGATCTTTCCAATCTGTACCGGGATCTAGAAGACCCCAAGCTCAATAGCGATCTAGAACAGTTGAAGGCGGAGGCTCTAGCCTTCCGCGAGCAATTTCGGGGTAAAGTAACCAATCTAGATGCCGCCCAGGTTGCTACCTGCTTAGCGCAATTAGAAGATCTCTCGACTCGTTCTGGGCTGCTCTATGCTTTTCCCAGCCTGATTTTCGCTGCTGACACCCGCAACACACTGGCGAAACAAGTGCAGGATCGGGTATTGGAAGCGCTCACAGAAGTTGAGAACCAACTCCTGTTTTTTGAACTCGAACTGCAAGACTTGCCCGAAGCGCAGTTTGCCCGTTTGCAAGCTGACCCAAGCCTCAAGAACTACCAGCACTATCTCAACCGCAGCGCGGTGTTTCGTCCGCACAAGCTCAGCGAAGAAGTCGAGCAGTCGCGCAATCAAGCGAATCTAACCGGGCGTCAAGCCTTCATTAAGCTGCGCGAAGTTCATCTCGGCCAGCAAGAATACGAGCCGGTAGAAACGCCCGAAGGCAAGTGCTCCACCGAAGCTGAGTTGGGAGCCCTGTCGTTCCAGCCCAATCGTGAGTTGCGCTATCAGGCATATCAATCGATCCGCAAGGTAATCAAAACTCACAACCCGCTCTACGGCTATATTCTCAACACGGTGAGCCAAGATCACCGCATCGAATCTCAACAGCGTGCCTACCCGTCTACACTGCACAAGCAATTGTTGGCTGACGAAGCACCAGAGGCTGTTTTCCGAGCTGTCATGGAAGGGACCCACGCTCGGCAAGATCTGTTCCGTCGTTATTACCAACTCAAGGGCAAAACTCTAGGTCAGCCAATCCGAACTTGCGACCTTTATGCGCCCTGGGCAACTGAGTCTGTAAAACCGATTGAATACGATTCAGGCGTCAACACGCTATTGGCGGCGTTGACTCAATTCAGTCCTGATTACGCTCGCCGCGCCGAAGAGTTTTTCATCCAAAACTGGGTGGATGCTAAGGTGCGTCCGGGCAAGCGAGGGGGAGCATTTTGCTGGCCAGTTTACGGCAAAAATAGCTTTTTGCTGTTGTCTTACACCAGTGATTACAACTCGCTGTTTACGCTGGCACATGAGATGGGACACGGTCTGCACTTCACTGAGATCGGCCAGCAACAAAGCTATTTCAACAGCAATCCGCCGATGGTTCTGGCAGAAATTGCTTCGACTTTCAACGAGCTGCTGCTGCTCGACTATTTGTTGAAAAAAGCCGAAGCCGAAGGGGATACAGCGCTCACTCGGACATTGCTCACCCGACAGCTCGAAGACCAGCTCAATTTGCTGTTCCGTCAGAGCACGATTAGCCGTTTGGAATTAGCGGTGCACGAACAAGCTCAGCAGGGCAGTTTTGACCACAGCTTTGTCAATGAGCAATGGCAATCTTTGTACACTGAGCTGTGTGGCGAAGCGGTCGAAGTGTTGCCCGAGCATCAATATGATTGGGCCAGAATTGGACACATCTACTTCAAACCCTTCTATTGTTGGCAATACACGGCCTCGAATATTGTCAGCCTCGCCTGCTATCAGCAGTATTTGCGCACTGGTCAAGACTTTATTTCAGGTTACCTGGGTCTGCTTGGTGCTGGTAGCGCAATGGATCAGGTGGAAGCACTCAAGCATTACGTTGATGTCGATATCACTGATGCTGCAACTGTCACCGATGCCATTGGCTATGTTGAGGGGCTGATCAATAAGTTAGAGACAGCGTTCAACATTTGA
- a CDS encoding calcium-binding protein, which translates to MGTGSTQGIGNRLNNVIAGNAGDNILNGGGGNDKIFGGAGNDVLNGGSGIDTLLGGAGDDTYIVDNFRDQTNENINAGIDTVRAPIHWTLRSNSENLTLLGTNAIDGTGNELNNVIIGNAANNILSGVWGDDTLIGGGGIDKLYGGSGNDTYIVENPNDQAIEVIDSGIDTVQAFVGWVLGASLENLTLLGTASINGIGNALNNTIIGNAGDNFLDGGGSSDSLSGGVGNDTYIVDADDTVTELPGAGIDIVRSTASLSLGANLENLILIGPGNLSGIGNELNNEITGNAGDNFLDGSGGSDSLNGGAGNDTYLVDGSDTVTELPARRGD; encoded by the coding sequence TTGGGAACTGGCTCGACCCAAGGCATTGGCAATAGATTGAACAACGTGATCGCTGGAAATGCTGGCGATAACATCCTCAATGGCGGCGGCGGCAACGACAAGATATTTGGGGGTGCTGGCAACGATGTTCTCAATGGCGGTTCTGGCATCGACACACTGTTGGGCGGGGCCGGTGACGATACCTACATTGTCGATAACTTTCGGGATCAAACCAACGAGAATATTAATGCTGGCATTGACACTGTTCGCGCTCCTATTCATTGGACATTAAGGTCTAATTCAGAAAATTTAACCCTGCTCGGCACCAATGCCATCGATGGCACAGGCAACGAACTGAATAATGTAATCATTGGCAACGCCGCCAATAACATTCTGTCTGGCGTTTGGGGTGATGATACTCTCATCGGTGGCGGCGGAATAGACAAACTGTATGGTGGCAGCGGCAATGACACCTACATTGTCGAGAATCCTAATGACCAAGCTATTGAGGTGATCGATTCTGGTATCGACACGGTTCAAGCTTTTGTCGGTTGGGTTTTGGGCGCCAGTCTAGAGAATTTAACCCTGCTGGGAACAGCCTCAATTAATGGCATTGGCAATGCCCTAAATAACACAATCATTGGCAATGCTGGCGACAACTTCTTAGATGGAGGTGGCAGTAGCGATAGCCTCAGTGGTGGGGTTGGCAACGATACCTACATTGTTGATGCCGATGATACAGTTACCGAGTTACCTGGAGCCGGTATTGACATCGTTCGCTCGACCGCCAGCTTGAGTCTAGGTGCCAATCTCGAAAACCTAATTTTGATTGGGCCTGGTAACTTAAGCGGCATCGGTAATGAGTTAAATAACGAGATTACCGGCAACGCTGGCGACAACTTCTTGGATGGCAGTGGCGGGAGTGACAGCCTCAATGGTGGTGCGGGTAATGACACTTACCTAGTAGATGGCAGCGACACCGTTACCGAATTGCCAGCCAGGCGAGGGGATTGA
- a CDS encoding acetamidase/formamidase family protein, with the protein MQKTNHTIHAGHHHYGWDRSLPPILTVAPGETVELDIQDASSGQLTPDSTVADVLAFDFSRTNPVTGPIYIEGAEPGDAVKLTVQHFQPSGWGWTAIIPGFGLLADQFPEAALHIWRYDSQALTPAAYGPGGRVPLKPFAGTIGLALAEPGLHSVVPPRRVGGNLDIRDLAVGSILYLPVEVAGGLLSIGDTHAAQGDGEVCGTAIESPMGAAFTIDLVKGANLKFPHFETSTPVTNHLDRKGYYVTTGISPDLMIGAREAVSGMIDWLGKAHQMDAAEAYMLCSVCADLRISEVVDMPNWVVSCYFPKVVFE; encoded by the coding sequence ATGCAGAAAACTAACCACACGATCCACGCAGGCCACCATCACTACGGTTGGGATCGCTCCTTGCCGCCGATCCTAACTGTGGCTCCTGGTGAGACCGTTGAGCTAGACATTCAAGATGCCTCCAGTGGCCAGCTCACCCCTGATTCAACTGTGGCGGATGTCCTAGCCTTCGACTTTAGCCGGACGAATCCAGTCACCGGACCCATATACATTGAAGGTGCGGAACCCGGCGATGCGGTCAAGTTGACGGTACAGCACTTTCAGCCCTCCGGCTGGGGCTGGACGGCGATTATTCCAGGCTTTGGTTTGCTCGCAGACCAGTTTCCTGAAGCCGCCCTTCATATTTGGCGCTATGACTCTCAAGCTTTGACCCCTGCGGCCTATGGACCGGGTGGACGAGTTCCACTTAAGCCTTTTGCAGGCACCATTGGTCTCGCCCTAGCGGAGCCTGGATTGCACAGTGTTGTGCCACCGCGCCGAGTCGGTGGTAACCTGGACATCCGCGATCTCGCTGTGGGGTCAATCCTGTATTTGCCAGTAGAAGTGGCAGGGGGGCTGCTCTCAATCGGTGACACTCACGCGGCTCAGGGCGATGGGGAAGTCTGTGGAACTGCGATCGAGAGTCCTATGGGTGCCGCATTCACCATTGATTTAGTGAAGGGGGCCAATCTCAAGTTCCCCCATTTTGAAACCAGCACACCCGTAACGAATCACTTAGATCGCAAGGGCTACTACGTCACCACCGGTATCAGTCCCGACTTGATGATCGGAGCCCGCGAGGCGGTCAGTGGCATGATCGATTGGTTAGGCAAAGCCCATCAAATGGATGCCGCTGAAGCTTACATGCTCTGTAGCGTTTGTGCGGATCTGCGCATCAGTGAAGTTGTGGATATGCCCAATTGGGTTGTGTCCTGTTATTTTCCAAAGGTTGTGTTTGAGTAG
- a CDS encoding YdcF family protein gives MNEHHQPQALKLVPKLIGFRKRWHWLGVTSCAVLALASVIPIRLAIAAHQAPKPEAVLVLGGGTGREEFAAQFGLNHPSLDIWVSGGRYPEGPKIFRQAGIDKKRVHFDWYAVDTISNFTLSVDDFERRRIQHLYLITSEEHMPRAKVIATLILGSRGITFTPVTIPSNQAPGPWLSIGRDSVRALFWIATGRSGAGLTRLLK, from the coding sequence ATGAACGAACATCACCAACCTCAGGCCTTAAAGCTAGTACCTAAGCTTATAGGCTTCCGCAAACGTTGGCATTGGCTAGGTGTGACTAGTTGCGCTGTACTAGCTCTGGCTAGTGTTATTCCTATTCGCTTAGCCATTGCTGCCCATCAAGCTCCCAAACCTGAAGCTGTGTTAGTTCTGGGGGGTGGCACTGGGCGAGAGGAATTTGCCGCTCAATTTGGCTTAAACCATCCCTCTCTAGACATTTGGGTTTCAGGCGGGCGCTATCCAGAAGGCCCCAAAATTTTTCGGCAGGCGGGTATTGACAAAAAGCGGGTACATTTCGACTGGTACGCCGTAGATACCATCAGCAACTTTACGCTTTCAGTGGATGATTTTGAACGTCGCCGTATTCAGCACTTGTACCTGATTACCTCCGAAGAGCACATGCCTCGAGCAAAAGTGATTGCAACCCTCATCTTGGGTAGCCGAGGCATTACCTTTACGCCTGTTACCATTCCTTCCAACCAAGCACCGGGTCCCTGGCTGTCAATTGGTCGCGATTCTGTTCGTGCCTTGTTTTGGATTGCAACAGGGCGAAGTGGAGCCGGTTTGACCCGGCTCCTCAAATAG
- a CDS encoding ABC transporter permease, translating to MKQYWEYLAQRLLQAVFVLVGISLITFLLTFLIPADPVRMIAGRSATAETVESIRRQLGLDQPLLLQYWHYLLRLLQGDLGRSYIQRTEVTELVMSRLPATLLLMAGAIVFELLIGLSAGIYAALRRDSGVDRLVMVASFVGVSAPQFVVGLILLYLFAYQLGWFPLGGYGTWRHLVLPALTLGLTGGGWYSRMMRSSLVNVLRQGYIRTAWAKGASERRVIFKHALRNAIPPIVAMIGLDVGVFAAGAVVVESVFGWPGLGQLAWQAIQVVDIPIITGVVVVAAVGILLGNLIADLVMPWIDPRIQLR from the coding sequence ATGAAGCAGTATTGGGAGTATTTGGCACAGCGATTATTGCAGGCAGTCTTTGTGCTGGTTGGCATTAGTTTGATCACATTTCTGCTCACCTTCCTCATTCCTGCCGACCCTGTTCGCATGATTGCTGGACGTAGTGCCACGGCAGAAACAGTAGAGTCAATCCGTCGACAATTGGGTCTAGATCAACCTCTACTGCTCCAGTACTGGCACTATTTGCTGCGCTTATTGCAGGGAGATCTAGGCCGTTCCTACATTCAACGCACCGAAGTGACTGAACTAGTGATGAGCCGTCTGCCAGCCACGTTGTTATTAATGGCTGGTGCGATTGTCTTCGAGTTGCTGATCGGTTTAAGCGCGGGCATTTATGCGGCCCTACGGCGAGACAGCGGCGTCGACCGCCTAGTCATGGTTGCCTCGTTTGTAGGTGTTTCTGCGCCTCAATTTGTAGTTGGTCTCATTTTGCTCTACCTGTTTGCCTATCAGTTAGGTTGGTTTCCTCTGGGTGGCTATGGTACTTGGAGACATCTAGTGCTGCCTGCCTTGACTCTGGGCCTAACCGGAGGCGGCTGGTACTCACGCATGATGCGCTCTTCATTGGTCAATGTCCTACGCCAGGGCTATATCCGTACAGCCTGGGCTAAAGGTGCATCGGAGCGGCGTGTGATCTTCAAACATGCCTTGCGCAATGCGATTCCCCCAATTGTTGCCATGATTGGCTTGGATGTCGGCGTATTTGCAGCCGGTGCGGTGGTAGTTGAGAGTGTGTTCGGCTGGCCAGGTCTGGGTCAACTGGCCTGGCAAGCGATTCAAGTGGTTGATATTCCGATTATTACAGGCGTGGTGGTTGTGGCGGCAGTAGGCATTCTGTTGGGGAATCTCATTGCCGATCTGGTAATGCCCTGGATTGATCCTCGCATTCAGTTGCGCTGA
- a CDS encoding DUF3082 domain-containing protein, translating into MSDPTSAPSTSTIKPLQTLVGVSVTAGISVGLGFLAASIAQKLGTTPLPQGNATAANVASAVRTFLLGFCIMGSVIFGVVALGVLAWTIQQLLLPKTNS; encoded by the coding sequence ATGTCTGATCCAACTTCTGCCCCCAGCACCTCAACCATCAAACCCCTGCAAACCCTGGTTGGAGTGAGCGTGACAGCTGGTATCTCCGTGGGACTTGGCTTCTTAGCTGCTTCAATTGCGCAGAAATTGGGCACCACTCCCCTGCCTCAAGGTAACGCCACTGCGGCCAATGTTGCTTCAGCCGTCCGCACCTTCCTGTTGGGCTTCTGCATCATGGGGTCAGTGATCTTCGGCGTAGTGGCCCTGGGCGTTCTGGCCTGGACGATACAGCAACTTCTATTACCCAAGACCAATTCCTGA
- a CDS encoding acyltransferase codes for MNWQVITGLRFLLAFFIICEHLKPFIVDPGHDFFYMARKLTPLGNVIGVILISGYLTAYSIKKNPEGFYKRRLLRLYPLYFCAIIISGLPFALFGSPIHLLNGELKVQADLGSTLGYLFFLQGFVVGPFSSNAPLWPLGVLPVTYALTPLFSKLPSKILLSLIGCSAALYVAVPYFYHWLYHAELPYYSYLRFGLPFGLFLWVWLLGFLYSRERHTLSARVLLLFGCLMLILNQQRTGIVVVAVYGLTCLVLIFSSSIRLPSFLLNFLGYLGNISYPVYLFHLPTFLLSHILLGVNHSLTLLFLALLVGMLFYHAVDLPLRSRRVIVPETSG; via the coding sequence ATGAATTGGCAAGTTATCACTGGCCTGCGCTTCCTATTAGCTTTTTTCATTATCTGTGAGCATCTAAAGCCTTTCATTGTAGATCCGGGGCATGATTTTTTCTACATGGCCCGGAAGCTCACGCCTCTTGGCAATGTTATCGGGGTAATTTTGATCTCTGGCTACTTGACTGCCTATTCCATCAAAAAAAATCCTGAGGGGTTCTACAAACGCCGCCTCCTTAGACTCTACCCTCTGTATTTCTGTGCAATCATCATTTCAGGGTTACCCTTTGCGCTTTTTGGTTCGCCCATTCACCTGCTCAATGGTGAATTGAAAGTTCAGGCTGATCTAGGCTCAACCTTAGGCTATCTCTTCTTCTTGCAAGGGTTTGTTGTTGGTCCCTTTTCCTCCAATGCCCCTCTATGGCCTCTAGGGGTTCTGCCAGTAACTTATGCCCTGACCCCTCTCTTCTCTAAATTGCCAAGCAAAATTCTGCTTAGCCTGATTGGCTGCTCCGCAGCTCTATATGTTGCAGTTCCCTATTTCTACCACTGGCTGTATCACGCAGAATTGCCGTACTACTCGTATCTGCGCTTTGGCTTGCCGTTCGGCTTATTCCTATGGGTTTGGCTACTGGGCTTCCTTTATTCTCGAGAACGGCACACATTATCGGCTAGAGTTCTATTGTTGTTCGGCTGTCTCATGTTGATTCTAAATCAACAGCGAACTGGTATAGTGGTTGTCGCCGTTTATGGGCTAACTTGTCTAGTTCTAATTTTTTCCTCTTCCATCCGACTGCCAAGCTTTTTGCTGAACTTTCTCGGCTATCTGGGCAATATCTCCTACCCTGTTTACTTATTTCACCTGCCAACTTTCTTGCTCTCTCATATTTTACTAGGAGTCAATCACTCGCTTACTTTACTATTTCTGGCCTTGTTAGTGGGTATGCTCTTCTACCATGCCGTTGATCTGCCATTACGTTCCAGAAGAGTTATAGTGCCAGAGACTAGTGGATGA
- a CDS encoding ABC transporter substrate-binding protein, with translation MTWKDDVSTLDPAIGYDWQNWSMIKSLFGRLLDYEPGTTKLRPDLAESYTISEDGKIYTFKLRSDIKFHNGRAMTAEDVKYSIERMLDPKTKSPGQGFYTDIKGFKEFVDGKAKEVSGVKVVDPSTVSVELSQPNAAFLHLMAINFSAVVPKEEVEKYGEDFGKHPVGTGPYKLAKWDLGKQLVFERNATYHLACVPKLDQITFEIGQEPTVALLRLERGEVDALGDGLPPSRFVDFTSNPKNKDLFANDVQMQTGYVAINTQIKPFDNVKVRQALNMAINKERVIQIINGRAKVATQVLPPIMPGYDPAYKGYEYNPQKAKALLAEAGFANGFSTQLFANNTDPNPRIAQAIQQDLAAVGIKAELKTQAQSTVIAAGGEKQGAPLIWSGGMAWIADFPDPSNFYWPILSCTSVGPGSWNWAWYCNESLDAMAKQADAMVKPEQAEARAEMYKQIFTKVMDDAPWVPIFNEQRFNVHSAKLAGPGNVWIDPVRTPFNYDYIYAEN, from the coding sequence ATGACCTGGAAGGACGATGTCTCTACCCTCGACCCAGCGATTGGCTACGACTGGCAAAACTGGTCAATGATCAAAAGCCTGTTTGGCCGTCTACTCGATTATGAGCCGGGAACGACCAAGCTCAGACCAGATTTGGCAGAGAGTTACACTATTTCTGAAGACGGGAAGATTTACACGTTCAAACTACGCTCTGATATCAAGTTTCACAATGGGCGTGCGATGACCGCTGAGGATGTGAAGTATTCCATCGAGCGGATGTTGGACCCCAAAACGAAAAGCCCAGGTCAGGGGTTCTATACAGATATCAAAGGTTTTAAAGAATTTGTCGATGGCAAAGCCAAGGAAGTCAGCGGCGTCAAAGTTGTTGACCCAAGCACAGTCAGCGTTGAACTGAGTCAGCCCAATGCTGCTTTTCTTCACTTGATGGCGATTAACTTCTCGGCAGTCGTCCCCAAAGAAGAAGTTGAGAAATACGGCGAAGATTTCGGTAAACATCCGGTTGGTACCGGCCCCTACAAACTGGCGAAGTGGGATTTAGGCAAACAACTTGTTTTCGAACGTAATGCCACTTACCATCTAGCCTGTGTACCCAAGCTCGATCAAATTACCTTTGAAATCGGCCAGGAACCCACCGTGGCGCTCTTGCGTTTAGAGCGAGGCGAAGTTGATGCTCTTGGTGATGGCCTACCGCCTTCACGCTTTGTCGATTTCACCAGTAATCCCAAGAACAAAGACCTGTTTGCCAATGATGTTCAGATGCAAACAGGTTATGTGGCGATTAACACTCAAATCAAACCGTTTGACAATGTGAAGGTGCGTCAAGCACTGAACATGGCGATCAACAAAGAGCGCGTCATTCAAATTATCAATGGTCGGGCTAAAGTAGCGACCCAAGTTCTACCACCGATCATGCCTGGTTACGACCCGGCTTACAAAGGCTACGAGTACAATCCTCAGAAAGCCAAAGCCCTACTAGCCGAAGCAGGCTTTGCCAATGGCTTCAGTACCCAGTTGTTCGCTAACAATACTGATCCCAATCCCCGGATTGCTCAGGCCATCCAACAGGATCTAGCCGCCGTTGGCATCAAAGCCGAGCTTAAAACCCAGGCGCAATCGACGGTCATTGCAGCCGGAGGAGAGAAGCAGGGTGCACCCCTAATTTGGTCGGGTGGCATGGCCTGGATCGCCGATTTTCCGGATCCATCCAATTTCTACTGGCCAATTTTATCCTGTACCTCTGTTGGTCCAGGCAGCTGGAATTGGGCCTGGTATTGCAACGAATCTTTGGATGCAATGGCCAAACAGGCAGATGCCATGGTCAAACCGGAACAGGCAGAAGCTCGCGCTGAAATGTATAAGCAGATTTTCACGAAAGTGATGGATGACGCTCCCTGGGTGCCTATTTTCAACGAACAGCGGTTTAACGTTCACTCGGCTAAATTAGCGGGTCCTGGCAACGTGTGGATCGACCCAGTGCGCACCCCATTTAATTACGACTACATCTATGCAGAAAACTAA
- a CDS encoding ABC transporter permease: protein MTFWQRFQRDKLAVAAALLVLLFSLVAIAAPLLAPYDPTEQFFDGLSLQGAPLSPSPKYWLGTDLLGRDLLSRLIFGSRASLLIGLIANSIAVLLGTLLGTLAGFWRGPIGGAIMRFTDLMMAFPALLLAIALAAILRPSLWIVALVIALVNWVQIARVIYTQVTSLVEQEYIQAARGLGTNSWQLLAWHLVPHLIPTMLIWGTLGISTTVLQEATLSFLGVGVQPPLASWGGIINESQSFLQTAPWLVFFPGFSIVLLALAFNVLGDGVRDALDPTERGR from the coding sequence ATGACCTTTTGGCAACGATTCCAACGGGACAAATTAGCAGTGGCAGCGGCTCTGTTGGTTCTACTTTTCAGTCTGGTTGCCATTGCGGCTCCCCTGCTGGCACCTTACGATCCAACCGAGCAATTTTTTGATGGGTTGAGTTTACAGGGAGCGCCACTATCACCCAGCCCGAAGTATTGGCTGGGGACTGATCTCCTAGGGCGGGACTTGTTATCTCGCTTGATTTTCGGTTCACGCGCCTCCTTATTGATTGGCCTAATTGCGAACTCTATAGCCGTGCTACTAGGTACGCTACTAGGCACGCTGGCAGGTTTTTGGCGCGGGCCGATCGGCGGAGCCATTATGCGCTTCACTGACTTGATGATGGCCTTTCCGGCTCTGTTGTTAGCCATTGCTCTGGCAGCAATTTTGCGGCCTAGCCTGTGGATTGTGGCACTGGTGATTGCTTTGGTGAACTGGGTCCAAATCGCCCGTGTGATCTATACCCAGGTCACCTCGTTGGTTGAACAAGAGTACATCCAAGCGGCTCGTGGCTTAGGCACCAATTCATGGCAATTGCTGGCCTGGCACCTAGTGCCCCATCTAATCCCAACCATGCTGATTTGGGGCACATTGGGCATTTCTACAACGGTCTTACAAGAGGCAACACTCTCGTTTTTAGGGGTGGGGGTGCAGCCGCCTCTAGCGTCTTGGGGCGGCATCATCAACGAAAGCCAATCTTTTTTGCAAACCGCACCCTGGTTGGTGTTCTTTCCAGGATTTTCCATTGTGCTTTTGGCACTGGCTTTTAATGTTCTGGGTGATGGGGTTCGTGATGCGTTGGATCCGACTGAGCGAGGCCGTTAG